One genomic segment of Verrucomicrobiota bacterium includes these proteins:
- a CDS encoding cytochrome c codes for MRFFLICLLLPVFLDGETYHLRDDKPLYTEFLDKDFPFLEATVDLRGIAPAGNKDNLVPRAVILPLEDDIYVCFDTELLRVAAIWQGDFVTLDGLAILSYEVPLRKMGGGQKKLPKPIGKMIASTGLYPGWFKKGEERFEDPRSRWIDENELGRGPLPPEYGEWIGVEDLGDSALLHYSLFGGEVSEHFRVENVGNEFVVVRTLLLEGVKETVSLVVDDKGTKSDGPSLTESSGEGVSKELMMVSYPVKQKDEGYPRFAPFDFSTSKFTKHWPDSITTEMEPGKAQGSYAVDHLRIPYPNPWERRVRPYSIDFYPNGDAIVVTYDGDVYRLAGLGSHDDAVGWTKIAAGFHEPNCIKLRGDDIFVFSRLGITKLEDLNGDGEIDFYRMFCNRFTQSGDTRDFPMSLVLRQDGSWIINKGGQQETAYSPHSGRVLKVSADGKQIDLWAYGFRNGFLNSIPERDDLIVASDQQGNWVPTTPFHIVREGSFLGFQPGSPAKETPIQPPALWLPHRVAQSGIDPLWGSDSRLGALYKSILYIEFKRPSLIKIFIPEEGEIIQAAGVAMGLDFEVPLLKGAISPTDGMAYMVGFQIWDCFAPRLEGICRLRVLKSTDEHPTQAKVFKEGVLLRFADELDPQVALDPASFNVSSWEYIRKPDYGSAHYKADGTTGADVRYVHSVLLTADKKSVFIAIDNMTTTMQLEVQHLLTGEWSSVYFTIHELSGVSLVDEGFPSTNFQQLFASAPTPRDVSTKKAVVSEARGLEVATLYGCIGCHSLDGSTEGKSGPTWAGLWRSKRTLTDGRKVEAMEEYLRESILDPVAKMVAGFDGAEAGMPPYQGILSDEDVESLVIYIRSLHRL; via the coding sequence ATGAGATTTTTTTTAATCTGCCTTCTGTTACCTGTCTTTCTTGATGGCGAGACCTACCATCTACGCGACGACAAACCGCTCTATACCGAGTTTCTCGACAAGGACTTTCCGTTTCTTGAGGCAACGGTGGATTTACGCGGAATTGCTCCGGCAGGAAACAAGGATAATCTGGTTCCTCGCGCAGTCATTCTTCCATTGGAAGACGATATTTATGTGTGTTTCGATACCGAACTTCTACGCGTGGCCGCGATATGGCAGGGCGATTTTGTGACTTTGGATGGCTTGGCTATTTTATCTTACGAGGTTCCGTTGCGCAAGATGGGCGGGGGGCAAAAGAAACTTCCCAAACCGATCGGGAAGATGATCGCATCCACGGGTTTATACCCCGGTTGGTTTAAGAAAGGAGAAGAGCGATTTGAAGATCCGCGCTCTCGCTGGATAGATGAGAACGAGCTCGGGAGGGGTCCTCTTCCACCTGAGTATGGGGAGTGGATCGGGGTGGAAGATTTAGGCGATTCAGCGTTGCTTCATTATTCGCTATTTGGAGGGGAGGTAAGTGAACATTTCCGCGTCGAAAATGTTGGCAATGAATTTGTTGTTGTTCGCACGCTGCTTTTGGAAGGTGTTAAAGAAACGGTCAGTTTGGTGGTTGATGACAAGGGGACAAAGTCGGATGGGCCCAGCCTCACCGAAAGTTCTGGTGAGGGTGTTTCCAAGGAACTCATGATGGTTAGCTATCCGGTGAAGCAGAAAGATGAAGGCTATCCTCGCTTCGCTCCTTTTGATTTCAGCACAAGTAAATTCACCAAGCATTGGCCTGACTCCATCACTACGGAGATGGAACCGGGGAAAGCACAAGGTTCTTATGCGGTGGATCATTTGCGGATTCCTTACCCCAATCCCTGGGAGCGTCGTGTTCGACCCTATAGCATCGATTTTTATCCGAATGGAGATGCGATCGTGGTTACTTATGATGGAGATGTGTACCGCTTGGCCGGGCTCGGATCCCATGACGATGCAGTCGGATGGACCAAGATCGCCGCAGGGTTCCACGAGCCCAATTGCATTAAACTTCGGGGCGACGATATTTTTGTGTTTAGCCGACTAGGTATTACCAAATTGGAAGACCTGAATGGAGACGGCGAAATCGATTTCTATCGGATGTTCTGCAATCGCTTTACTCAAAGTGGCGATACTCGTGACTTCCCCATGAGCCTGGTGCTTCGGCAGGACGGGAGTTGGATCATCAATAAAGGCGGCCAGCAGGAGACGGCCTACTCGCCGCACAGCGGACGGGTGCTAAAAGTTTCTGCCGATGGAAAGCAGATCGATCTTTGGGCCTATGGTTTCCGTAATGGATTTTTGAATTCAATTCCTGAACGGGATGACCTGATCGTTGCCAGCGACCAACAAGGTAATTGGGTGCCAACCACTCCTTTCCACATTGTCAGAGAAGGAAGCTTTTTGGGATTTCAACCGGGGAGCCCTGCAAAGGAAACTCCCATTCAGCCACCCGCATTGTGGCTGCCTCACCGGGTTGCCCAGTCAGGAATTGATCCGCTATGGGGTAGCGACTCTCGATTGGGTGCCCTCTATAAATCCATTCTTTATATCGAATTTAAACGACCCAGCCTCATAAAAATCTTCATTCCTGAAGAAGGGGAAATCATTCAAGCCGCCGGAGTTGCAATGGGTCTCGATTTCGAGGTGCCGCTATTAAAAGGAGCGATTAGCCCTACCGATGGAATGGCGTATATGGTTGGTTTCCAAATCTGGGACTGCTTTGCTCCGCGACTGGAGGGAATCTGCCGCTTGCGCGTTTTGAAATCCACCGATGAACATCCGACCCAGGCCAAGGTTTTTAAAGAGGGTGTCTTACTTCGTTTCGCCGATGAACTCGATCCCCAGGTTGCTCTTGATCCTGCCAGTTTCAATGTTAGCTCATGGGAATACATTCGCAAACCTGACTACGGTTCAGCCCATTACAAAGCGGACGGAACCACCGGCGCTGATGTTCGTTACGTGCATTCGGTTCTTTTGACAGCGGATAAAAAGTCAGTGTTTATCGCCATTGATAACATGACCACAACCATGCAATTGGAGGTTCAACATCTTTTGACCGGAGAATGGAGTTCGGTGTATTTTACCATTCATGAATTGTCCGGGGTTTCTCTCGTTGATGAGGGCTTTCCTTCCACTAACTTTCAGCAGCTCTTTGCCTCGGCACCTACTCCTCGGGATGTTAGCACTAAGAAGGCCGTTGTATCGGAGGCTCGAGGACTCGAAGTTGCGACCCTCTACGGATGCATCGGGTGCCACTCCTTGGATGGATCCACCGAGGGGAAGAGTGGACCGACCTGGGCAGGACTCTGGAGAAGTAAACGAACTTTGACGGATGGCCGTAAGGTTGAGGCAATGGAAGAATACCTTCGAGAATCCATCCTTGATCCGGTTGCAAAGATGGTGGCTGGATTCGATGGCGCTGAGGCCGGTATGCCGCCTTACCAAGGAATTCTTTCCGATGAGGACGTCGAGTCCTTGGTGATTTACATTCGGTCACTTCATCGGCTATAA
- a CDS encoding PmoA family protein, with product MKKPLALFSFFLILYHLGFAELHVVETDAHIEITSDGKTVLTYHKAIMPPPEGQPKIFERSGFIHPIKSPLGGVVTGIHPDDHIHHMGLWHAWVETSHNGRNLDFWNLKEETATIRFVKTLKMVENKNRVGFIVRQHHVALAYEGHPEQVILEEDFSILVSVRQGAYVIDHKTRQTNVSDHALELPAYRYGGPLAYRAPGAWDKTNSNYLTSEGMDRNNGHETRARWCAMYGPTDYGDASIIIMGHPENHDAPQRQRIWPETSNNGAIFFNWVPIQEFPWSLEPGVKNESNYRILVTDGKPDKERIERAWNQYAKN from the coding sequence ATGAAAAAGCCCCTGGCACTATTCTCCTTCTTTCTGATTCTCTACCACCTTGGCTTTGCGGAGCTCCATGTCGTTGAGACGGATGCACACATTGAAATCACAAGCGATGGTAAAACAGTCCTGACCTACCACAAGGCGATCATGCCTCCGCCTGAGGGTCAGCCGAAGATTTTTGAGCGCAGTGGATTTATCCACCCAATCAAATCTCCGCTGGGAGGAGTGGTTACCGGGATTCATCCGGACGACCATATTCACCACATGGGTCTTTGGCATGCCTGGGTGGAGACGTCTCACAACGGACGAAATCTGGACTTCTGGAATTTAAAGGAGGAAACCGCCACCATCCGTTTCGTGAAGACTCTCAAGATGGTTGAGAATAAAAACCGCGTGGGCTTCATCGTCCGACAGCATCATGTTGCGTTGGCTTATGAGGGCCATCCCGAGCAGGTCATCCTGGAAGAAGATTTCTCGATTCTCGTCAGTGTTCGGCAAGGCGCGTATGTGATTGATCATAAAACCAGGCAAACCAATGTGAGTGATCACGCCCTTGAGTTGCCAGCCTACCGCTACGGAGGACCACTCGCTTATCGTGCACCTGGCGCTTGGGACAAGACTAACAGTAATTACCTTACTTCAGAAGGTATGGATCGTAATAACGGACACGAAACCCGAGCCCGTTGGTGCGCGATGTATGGACCTACCGACTATGGCGATGCGTCCATTATCATTATGGGTCATCCAGAAAACCACGACGCTCCGCAACGCCAGCGAATCTGGCCGGAAACGAGTAATAATGGAGCCATCTTTTTCAACTGGGTGCCGATTCAGGAATTTCCCTGGAGTTTAGAACCCGGAGTGAAGAACGAATCGAATTACCGGATCCTGGTCACCGATGGTAAACCCGACAAAGAACGAATCGAAAGAGCATGGAACCAATACGCTAAAAATTGA
- a CDS encoding serine hydrolase, with translation MRYLLIPSLVFLSASMLIAGDVSTAVRAAVEPFIDAGEISGAVTLVAHKGEIVSFETMGVSDLNSGRAMRKDDLFWIASMTKPMAGAALMMLVEEGKLSVDDLVETHLPEFKDQWMIGEKSDDTMTLKRPARKITVLDILTHTAGVPNTDEPRGHTSLAQLTALVSQRPLEFEPGSRWKYSTAGTNTVGRIVEVVSGQRFEEFLQERILNPLGMTDTTFFPSKNQVKRLAKSYLKNDEVRELTEVKVHFVMGELWDTKRTVKPGGGLFSTADDLRRFYQMMLNGGIYNGQRILSKVSVRELTRTQTGEIKTGFTDGMSWGLAFQVVKDPQGVTAMLSPGTFGHGGAYGTQSWADPVTQTIYILMIQRRGFNNGDNSPVRKAFQEAAFRALH, from the coding sequence ATGCGCTATCTACTTATACCCTCACTTGTTTTTCTCTCCGCCAGCATGTTGATTGCCGGCGACGTCTCCACCGCAGTGCGTGCGGCAGTTGAGCCTTTCATCGATGCCGGGGAAATTTCCGGTGCCGTGACCTTGGTCGCGCATAAAGGCGAAATAGTCAGTTTTGAAACGATGGGGGTCTCCGATCTAAATTCCGGACGAGCCATGAGGAAGGATGACCTTTTCTGGATTGCTTCCATGACGAAGCCGATGGCTGGAGCAGCCTTAATGATGTTGGTCGAAGAAGGAAAGCTAAGTGTGGATGATCTCGTCGAAACACATCTCCCGGAATTTAAAGACCAATGGATGATCGGTGAAAAGTCCGATGACACGATGACTTTAAAACGACCCGCCAGGAAGATTACGGTGTTGGATATTCTGACTCACACCGCGGGTGTGCCCAACACGGACGAACCGCGAGGACATACTTCCCTCGCTCAGTTGACGGCGCTGGTGTCTCAAAGACCTCTGGAGTTCGAACCTGGGAGTCGCTGGAAGTACAGCACCGCAGGCACCAACACCGTAGGACGCATTGTTGAAGTAGTCTCCGGCCAGCGTTTTGAAGAATTTCTGCAAGAGCGAATTCTTAATCCCCTGGGAATGACGGACACCACATTCTTTCCTTCAAAGAATCAGGTCAAGCGCCTGGCCAAGTCCTATTTGAAAAATGATGAAGTTAGGGAGCTGACCGAAGTAAAGGTCCACTTTGTGATGGGTGAGCTGTGGGATACGAAGCGGACGGTTAAACCGGGAGGCGGCCTTTTTTCTACCGCAGACGATCTTCGGCGCTTTTACCAGATGATGTTGAACGGAGGCATCTACAACGGACAGCGTATATTGTCGAAAGTATCGGTTCGGGAATTAACAAGGACGCAAACAGGCGAAATCAAAACAGGGTTTACCGATGGAATGAGCTGGGGACTCGCCTTTCAAGTGGTCAAAGATCCTCAGGGAGTAACTGCGATGCTGTCTCCGGGTACTTTCGGCCATGGTGGAGCGTATGGGACACAAAGCTGGGCGGATCCTGTAACCCAAACGATATACATCCTTATGATTCAGCGCCGCGGGTTTAACAACGGGGATAACTCGCCCGTGCGCAAAGCCTTCCAGGAAGCTGCTTTCAGGGCTCTTCATTAA
- a CDS encoding sulfatase-like hydrolase/transferase produces the protein MHTRIAFLFVLLLAGFIPTFGAEKPNILWISTEDHGPHLGSYGDEYATTPNLDAFAKRAFRYTKASSNVPVCAPARTTIISGMYPPSTGSHHMRSRVPAPEWLKFYPNYLQEAGYYTSNNSKEDYNLTTDNKGWDDSSNTAHWKNRPDGKPFFSIFNYTKTHESQIRNDNENPHHDPAKVPLPPYHPDTIEVRKDWAQYYDRLTEADNFFAARMKELEEAGVADDTIVWYWADHGSGMPRSKRYAGWSGLHVPLIVHFPDKWKHLAPKGYAEGKTTDRLVGFIDFPATLLSLAGVTIPDYYHGHAFGGEQQTEDPDYSFGFRGRMDERPDSSRTITDGRYIYIRNHYTHIPHGQYVLYQQRTPTTAVWNQMFKDGQLNEVQSQFWQPHPREELFDLDNDYHSIHNLANSKDHQAIKRKLSKALDQHLTRTADLGFIPEALIQKEAIAGEGISPVASGRAMLKNAPGFGVSVLKEIDLGKDFAAKLKHSYSPVRYWAIMQMLGSKNTAVYAEHEHLIVEALRDPEPIVAVAAAECLGSMTTRKTHKERALTTLLQYAAFPGNELFLTVHALNALEHLKDQGVKLPDEARNLTQKHEDIPAVFDYYRPQLIERF, from the coding sequence ATGCATACTCGAATAGCTTTCCTCTTTGTTCTGCTTCTGGCAGGATTTATTCCAACTTTTGGGGCAGAAAAACCCAACATCCTTTGGATTTCCACCGAGGATCACGGTCCGCATTTGGGTAGCTACGGAGATGAGTATGCGACCACACCGAACTTGGACGCCTTTGCGAAGCGTGCGTTTCGTTACACCAAAGCCAGCTCGAATGTTCCCGTCTGTGCACCGGCCAGGACAACGATCATTTCGGGCATGTATCCGCCATCAACCGGCAGTCATCATATGCGCTCGCGAGTTCCAGCTCCGGAATGGTTAAAGTTCTACCCAAACTACCTCCAAGAGGCAGGGTACTACACCAGCAACAATTCGAAGGAGGATTACAACCTTACCACGGACAACAAAGGTTGGGACGATTCGTCAAACACAGCCCACTGGAAAAACCGGCCCGACGGAAAGCCCTTTTTCTCGATCTTCAATTATACTAAGACGCATGAAAGCCAAATTCGAAACGACAACGAGAATCCGCATCACGACCCAGCCAAGGTGCCACTTCCACCCTACCATCCCGACACCATCGAAGTTCGCAAGGACTGGGCACAGTACTATGATCGACTGACCGAGGCGGACAATTTCTTTGCCGCAAGAATGAAGGAGCTGGAAGAGGCCGGAGTAGCGGACGACACCATCGTCTGGTACTGGGCCGATCACGGTTCGGGTATGCCGCGCAGCAAACGATATGCGGGCTGGAGTGGATTACATGTTCCGTTGATTGTTCATTTCCCCGACAAATGGAAACACCTGGCTCCCAAAGGATACGCGGAGGGGAAAACCACTGACCGTCTGGTTGGATTCATAGATTTTCCGGCCACCCTCTTATCACTCGCAGGAGTAACCATTCCAGATTACTACCACGGCCACGCATTCGGTGGAGAACAGCAAACTGAGGATCCCGATTATTCTTTCGGGTTTCGCGGTCGGATGGACGAACGCCCGGACTCGTCTCGTACCATTACGGACGGTCGTTATATTTATATCCGAAATCATTACACCCACATCCCCCACGGACAGTATGTGCTCTATCAGCAAAGGACGCCGACCACCGCAGTCTGGAATCAGATGTTCAAGGACGGACAACTCAATGAGGTTCAATCCCAATTCTGGCAACCACACCCACGGGAAGAACTCTTCGACCTGGATAACGATTACCACAGCATCCATAACCTGGCGAATTCGAAAGACCACCAGGCGATCAAACGAAAACTCAGCAAGGCGCTTGATCAACATCTGACCCGAACGGCCGATTTAGGATTTATTCCAGAGGCTTTAATCCAAAAGGAAGCAATAGCCGGAGAAGGCATTTCTCCAGTCGCGTCCGGTCGGGCCATGTTGAAAAATGCACCAGGTTTCGGTGTGTCGGTGTTGAAAGAAATTGATCTTGGTAAAGACTTTGCAGCCAAGCTCAAGCACTCGTATTCACCTGTTCGCTACTGGGCAATCATGCAAATGCTCGGATCGAAAAACACGGCGGTTTATGCGGAGCACGAACATTTGATTGTCGAGGCCTTGAGGGATCCGGAACCAATTGTTGCCGTAGCCGCCGCAGAATGTCTTGGCTCAATGACCACTAGAAAAACGCACAAGGAGAGGGCCTTAACAACCCTTCTTCAATACGCCGCCTTTCCCGGTAACGAATTGTTTTTAACGGTTCACGCCCTCAATGCATTGGAACACCTCAAAGATCAGGGAGTGAAGCTTCCGGACGAAGCTCGAAATTTGACGCAGAAACACGAAGACATCCCGGCAGTATTTGATTACTACCGACCGCAATTGATTGAGCGGTTTTAG
- a CDS encoding sodium/solute symporter (Members of the Solute:Sodium Symporter (SSS), TC 2.A.21 as described in tcdb.org, catalyze solute:Na+ symport. Known solutes for members of the family include sugars, amino acids, nucleosides, inositols, vitamins, urea or anions, depending on the system.) — translation MNIAIRPLDITAVAIYLICMVVMGIFFSRRNDTTEKYFVGNRAFSGWVIGLSMLGTIVSSATFLALPAAAYVLDWRQLTINLMLPFVAILAIVIFIPFFRRGKLTSAFEYLGERYGTAPRLYGTFSFIVLQLIRMAQILFLVSLPIQFLTGAPIEWVIIGAGLFIAFYTIAGGIEAVIWTDVIQAVILMVGGLVCFILIAFDLPGGFGQIIEVGQANNKFSLGSFDWNLYERTFWTVAILGIINWLMIYSGDQNIVQRYASARSMREARKATAIYSAIALPMWIMFFFVGTSLFVYYSTFPDQTVAALEADQVLPYFILTKVPAGVAGIVIAAVLAAAMSSLDSGINAISTVSVIDLMKPHLAKKRDDRYYLVAARLIAGVVTTLVILGAIIFSKIEKESMNDVSLIVTSIFGGCLMGLFILGFFSNRVDGRSATIAMSFAILLNIYIGLGFLGLLPKALILNIHTYWVAALVNGTFIALAYTISRIRNVRPANLECLTVWSSKK, via the coding sequence ATGAATATTGCGATCAGACCCCTGGATATTACCGCCGTAGCGATCTACTTGATCTGCATGGTGGTGATGGGGATATTTTTTAGTCGACGCAACGACACGACCGAAAAGTACTTCGTAGGCAACCGTGCGTTCTCGGGCTGGGTTATTGGACTATCCATGTTGGGAACCATCGTGAGCTCCGCCACATTTCTGGCACTGCCCGCTGCGGCCTATGTATTGGATTGGCGGCAACTGACCATTAACCTCATGCTGCCGTTCGTGGCTATTCTGGCCATTGTGATTTTCATTCCGTTTTTCAGACGAGGCAAACTCACGTCTGCTTTTGAGTATCTGGGGGAGAGGTACGGGACGGCCCCGCGTCTTTACGGAACCTTCAGCTTCATTGTGCTGCAACTGATACGGATGGCCCAGATTCTTTTTCTTGTTTCACTACCGATTCAATTCCTGACCGGGGCACCCATCGAATGGGTGATCATTGGCGCCGGCCTATTTATAGCATTTTATACGATTGCCGGCGGTATTGAAGCAGTCATCTGGACGGATGTTATACAAGCCGTCATTCTCATGGTCGGAGGATTGGTCTGCTTTATCCTGATTGCATTCGACTTACCAGGAGGATTTGGTCAGATCATCGAAGTGGGTCAGGCCAATAACAAATTTAGTCTCGGCAGTTTCGATTGGAATCTGTACGAACGGACCTTCTGGACCGTGGCCATCTTGGGTATCATCAACTGGCTCATGATCTACAGTGGCGATCAAAACATTGTGCAACGCTATGCTTCAGCCAGGTCCATGCGCGAGGCGCGAAAGGCAACCGCAATCTATTCCGCCATCGCACTTCCCATGTGGATCATGTTCTTCTTTGTGGGCACTTCCCTCTTTGTCTATTACTCCACCTTCCCGGATCAAACGGTGGCAGCCCTCGAGGCCGACCAGGTCCTGCCCTATTTCATTCTCACCAAAGTTCCGGCAGGCGTAGCCGGGATTGTAATCGCAGCCGTATTGGCCGCGGCCATGAGTAGTCTCGACTCCGGAATCAATGCCATCTCAACGGTCTCAGTTATTGATTTGATGAAGCCTCATCTAGCAAAAAAACGAGACGATCGTTATTATCTGGTCGCAGCCCGGCTCATCGCTGGGGTCGTCACCACACTTGTGATTTTGGGCGCTATCATCTTCAGCAAAATTGAGAAGGAAAGTATGAATGACGTGAGCCTCATTGTAACGAGCATTTTCGGAGGCTGCCTCATGGGATTGTTTATTCTGGGATTCTTTTCGAATCGAGTGGATGGAAGATCTGCTACAATTGCCATGTCCTTTGCCATCCTACTGAATATCTATATCGGACTAGGATTTTTGGGGCTGCTTCCCAAAGCACTCATTTTGAATATTCATACATACTGGGTAGCGGCACTTGTAAATGGAACCTTTATCGCTCTGGCCTACACAATAAGTAGGATCCGCAATGTAAGACCTGCCAATCTGGAATGTCTCACTGTTTGGAGTTCTAAAAAGTAA
- a CDS encoding NAD-dependent epimerase/dehydratase family protein, with product MKVLIIGGTGLVSTEISNQLLAGEVDLTVYNRGETKSRLVSEPKTIRGDRTDHARFEEAVRKYGPWDCIIDIHCSDPADADSMHRAARGVATQLIFCSTTNVYPKPAARYPVNEDEPLGAKFKNGLDKAQCEAIHFVAHQRGDYNATVLRPGHTYGDIGMILHSLGSNSSFLDRMMKGKPICVHGDGYGLWSACHASDVARGFVSACNNEKSYGEVYNVTSDEWITWRQYYEVIAECLKIPELHIIYIPTHVLTEINPQRSAQCERSFQYPGIYDNLRAREDLKFRCEISLREGLERNLRWLISGQKIVPYEEDPEYDEILNTFLEGRWKSVV from the coding sequence ATGAAGGTACTAATAATAGGTGGCACCGGCCTCGTCAGCACTGAGATAAGCAACCAGCTTCTTGCAGGCGAGGTCGATCTCACCGTTTATAACCGGGGTGAAACGAAGTCGCGATTAGTCAGCGAGCCAAAAACTATCCGGGGTGATAGAACGGATCACGCACGTTTTGAAGAGGCAGTTCGGAAATACGGCCCTTGGGATTGCATCATTGACATCCATTGTTCGGATCCTGCTGACGCGGATAGCATGCACCGGGCCGCTCGAGGCGTTGCCACGCAGTTGATATTTTGCAGCACAACCAATGTTTATCCGAAGCCGGCCGCACGCTATCCGGTCAATGAAGATGAACCCCTCGGTGCCAAGTTTAAAAACGGCTTGGACAAAGCTCAGTGCGAGGCCATTCATTTCGTCGCACACCAACGCGGTGACTACAATGCGACGGTTTTGCGACCAGGCCACACTTATGGAGATATTGGCATGATTCTGCATTCATTGGGGAGCAACAGCAGTTTTTTAGATCGGATGATGAAAGGGAAACCGATTTGCGTTCATGGCGACGGTTACGGGTTGTGGTCAGCGTGCCACGCGAGCGATGTCGCGCGGGGATTTGTGTCAGCGTGTAATAATGAGAAAAGTTACGGTGAAGTTTACAACGTAACGAGTGATGAGTGGATCACCTGGAGGCAGTATTACGAGGTTATCGCTGAGTGTCTCAAAATCCCGGAACTGCATATTATCTACATTCCTACCCACGTTCTAACCGAGATAAATCCCCAGCGATCAGCCCAATGCGAACGAAGCTTTCAGTATCCCGGAATTTATGACAATTTACGGGCGCGTGAAGATCTGAAATTCCGTTGCGAAATTTCGTTGCGGGAAGGATTGGAAAGGAATCTGAGATGGTTGATCAGTGGACAGAAAATAGTGCCATACGAAGAGGACCCGGAGTATGATGAGATACTAAACACATTTCTGGAAGGCAGGTGGAAGTCAGTGGTTTGA
- a CDS encoding helix-turn-helix transcriptional regulator produces MQSKTDHLALIKSALSPFLKPNRLGSCYQIFEGKKPSNESTAYTEGRACRLILGLSGKGKFLTIEGGRESTFEISRGNSIFLASSTWISCIPEVTYKSLGIIFGQSFLRLTITQRTVKNGEVNLKYLAKWQSNRVLHIREDHVLQLLQQPNPSSLGERYVSNLLEIILYLTWDALLASEAHQPAQAQGLWQAIREYIMEHWSESTLSREQLADHFHVHPNHISRIFKTYGKTKYISFLNEVRLSRSMELLDSSSYNITDIAALCGYTDLQYYIKCFRERYGATPGEYRRLQNN; encoded by the coding sequence ATGCAGAGTAAAACGGATCACCTGGCGTTGATCAAAAGCGCTTTAAGCCCATTCTTGAAACCGAATCGACTGGGATCCTGTTATCAAATCTTCGAAGGCAAGAAGCCCAGCAACGAATCGACCGCTTATACGGAAGGCCGGGCCTGTCGACTTATTCTGGGACTTTCCGGGAAAGGTAAGTTCCTCACTATCGAGGGTGGAAGAGAATCTACTTTCGAAATCAGTCGCGGCAACAGCATTTTCCTGGCTTCCAGTACCTGGATTAGCTGTATCCCGGAAGTCACATACAAATCTTTGGGTATTATTTTTGGTCAATCTTTTCTTCGATTAACCATCACACAACGAACCGTAAAAAACGGAGAAGTGAATCTCAAATACCTCGCCAAGTGGCAAAGCAATCGAGTCCTTCATATCCGGGAAGATCACGTACTCCAGTTGCTGCAACAACCCAATCCCTCGAGCCTGGGTGAACGCTATGTAAGCAACTTGTTGGAAATCATCTTGTATCTCACCTGGGACGCCTTGCTGGCAAGCGAAGCGCATCAACCGGCCCAGGCGCAAGGACTGTGGCAAGCGATTCGCGAGTACATCATGGAGCACTGGTCGGAATCCACCCTTTCGCGTGAACAGTTGGCCGACCACTTCCACGTCCACCCCAATCACATATCCCGTATCTTCAAAACTTACGGAAAGACTAAATACATTTCCTTTCTCAATGAAGTGAGACTATCAAGAAGTATGGAACTCCTGGATTCATCCAGTTATAACATAACCGATATAGCTGCGCTCTGCGGCTATACCGATCTTCAATACTATATCAAGTGCTTCCGCGAACGCTATGGAGCAACGCCGGGAGAGTATCGTAGATTACAAAATAATTAA